Part of the Bubalus bubalis isolate 160015118507 breed Murrah chromosome 9, NDDB_SH_1, whole genome shotgun sequence genome is shown below.
GAGGGTGAggggccctgggcagggaggTTCGAACTGAGGGCCAGGGAAGCAGGCTGTGTCTGGCAGAGCCAAGCAGGGGTTGGCAAGCCTGGCTctgagaggctcagagagggacagaaacttgcccaaggccacacagcaaatCAGAGCTGGAGGTTCCCAGCTGAGCCTGACTCTGGTCTGGGCCCCTTTGCTTAGAGGGGCCTGATGTGCCCCTCCGTGAAATGGGTCCAGCCTGTAAGGCCATGCCCATGGCTGAGACGTGTTTTCCCCCACAGACATCTCGGACCTCGGCTCAGAACTGTCCCAGGCACCACCATCTCACATCCCACCGCCACCCCAGCATGGGCAGCAGAGTCCAGACACCAGCCGAACCAACTCCCCCGTGTATGTCACCCCACTGGCTAGAATAGCCAAATGAGAGGGGAACACGGGCATGTCTTTTCCCACTTTGGGTAACCTTGAGGGTGCAGCCATGGTGGCCTGCCTGGAAGAGGTCTCTCCTGTCCATAGGAGGTTCCAAGACGTGGTCTAGGGCTATGGGCTTTTGGGGGTGGATAATCCCCTTCTAAGCTCCCTCCTATGGCTCTTGGTGGGAGGACTCAGACCCTCAGCAGGGCGGTCTGTCTAGAGGAGGGGACCACACAGGAGTAACAACCAGGGGTAGAGGTCACCTCAGTTCATCTTAGAGGCCAGAGGACAGCCCATGCCAAGGTTCCAACTCTTACTTCGTTATTGGCTCTTTAGGTCATTGACTAGTCATGTCATAAGGAGCAGAGggcctgagatcacacagctgcAGAGGGGCAGGACTAGAATTAAAACCCAAGTGCTGATAAATTAAAATTCTTCTAAAATTTGCTGCTCAACatccccgcccccccccgcccccgaaCCTCACCCCAAATCTGTTCCCCACCAGGGAGAGCCACCGGCTTCGGCGGGAAAGTTCAGTGGATTCTAGGACAGTGTCAGATCCAGGTgagcagggacttccttggtggtccagtggttgagactctgtgcttccaatgcaggggacttgggttcaatccctggttggggaaccaagatcccacatggcacagcagaaaaaagaaaaaaaaaaagacatttcaacAATGCTGACTTCTCATTTGgcatcaacaaatatatatttttttaaaccaaacagGTGAGCGCCTCTGTGGTCATTCTGAGCACCCCCCTCTGGTTTTTCTGATATCAGCCAATGAGGCTGTGCCATGCAGAATGTGGAAGGCTGGCATGGGCCTCAGAGGTCAGGGACAATTCCCCCCCGGAAGGAGCGGGGGTTGGGCAGCCACATTCCAAGGGGCAGGGATGCCCTACAGCAAAAGTTTGGCGGCTGGACCGGTCAGTGCACTTGGGGAAAACTGGCTGTTCCCTTTCAGACTCCCCGAGGCCAAGAAACTATGACATATACAGGGTGCCCAGCGGTCAGAGTGTGGAGGACCACGGGTATGTGCCCCAAAAGAAAACTGAGGACCTGCACACGCCGGGGTGCCTCCCCGGTCCCCACCACCTGCCTTCCCGGGACACCCAGGTTTGGGAGGTTCGGCTACGAAGCCGGGAAGCTCACCGTCCACCTGACTCCGCCTCCCGCATGACTCCGCCTCTGCCTGCCCTGACTCCGCCTCCCACCTGACTCCGCCTCCGCCTCTCTGCGCAGGTACAGCCCAGACTCGCGGGTGGTCCGCTTCTTCAAGGGCACGAACATTGGGCTGCGGCTGGCCGGAGGCAATGACGTGGGCATCTTTGTATCCGGGGTTCAGGCGGGCAGCCCAGCTGACGGCCAGGGCATCCTGGAGGGAGATGAGATTCTGCAGGTGAGCGGGAGTTTTAGCTGGGGTGGCTGGCGGTGGGCGTTCTGGGTGGTCCCCGAGTCTGTTGCTGCCTGTGAGCCCTCCTCTTGGGCCTCCTTGGGGACTGGCAAGACCCTCAGAGAcattcaaatttatatatatataaaatttatttttggctgctctgcgtcttcctttttcttggggatagttttggtcaccacctcctatacagtgttacaaacctctgtccatagtgctTCAGTCACTGCGTCTGTCATATCTAATTCCGTGAATCTATTCGTcgcttccactgaataatcataaaggatttgatttaggtatttGGTCATTCAGGtatttggtcatacctgaatggcttagtgattttctctactttcttcaactaaGGTCTGAACtttgcagtaaggagctcatgatctgagccacagtcagctcctggtcttgtttttgctgactgtatagagcttctttgcagcatgtggaatcttcccggaccagggatcgaactcttgtcccctgcattggcaggtggattcttaaccactggaccataagAAGTCCCTGTCTTGCCTCATTCGTGTTTCACCAAATTCCCACCAGTGTCCTGGTCCTGTCACAGCTGAGACCCCCTGTTCCTATGTCTTGATGTTGAACACTCACTGAGACTTGGTTGTGCCTGAATTGATTATATTTCCCGTTTCCTGGTTTCCGGGTCAAACCTTCACAAGTGTGTGTGAAGCCCGGGTGCTACAAGGCAATGCCTCCATTGGAAAGCCATCCCCTAATCTCCAGGACTCTTGACAGCAACCCTGGAAGGGGAGGGTTGAGAGCTTTGTTGAGAGGAAGAGCTGGGATCTCTCACCCGGGGCATCGTCCCACCCCTGCACCCCATTCTTGGCAGGTGAATGATACCGCGTTCCAGAACCTGACCCGGGAGGAGGCTGTGAACTTCCTGTTGGGGCTGCCAGTTGGCGAGGAGGTGGAGCTGGTGACACAGCGCAAGCAGgacagtgagtgtgtgtgtgtgtgtgtgtgtgcgtgtgagagagagagagagagagaaaggtgtgCGTGGCCCACGGCTGAGTGCGATCCACAGTCAggccctggggaggggtggggtctgGGTCCCACCAGTTCACGGAGTCTCCCCATCCAGTCTTCCAGAAGATGGTGCGGTCTGGCTTGGGCGACTCCTTCTACATCCGCACGCACTTTGAGATGGAGCCCAGCCCGCCATCCGGCCTGGGCTTCACCCGCGGAGACGTCTTCCACGTGCTGGACACACTGTACCCTGGCCCCGGGCAGAGTCCCACCCGGGGAGGCCAGTGGCTGGCAGTGCGCATGGGGCGTGACCTCCGGGAGAAGGAGCGGGGCATCATCCCCAACCAGAGCAGGTGGGGACCAACCACGCACTGGAATAGGTTTAGCATCACTACTTAGCATCCCTGGTGGTGCACTCTGGAGAGCCCTGCAGAAGGCTCCAGCCAACCAGCAGCACTAGTATCAGTTTCCcgcagctgctgtaacaaattaccataaacctGTGGGCTTTGAGcaacatgcatttatttatcaTCTCACGTTCTGGAGGTCCAAAGTCCGAAACGCATCTGATGGGGCTCAGTCGagatgtgggcagggctgggtcctcCCGAGGCTCTAGGGGAGCATAAGCTCCTGCCTTTTCCAGCTGCTAGAGGCACCACATCCCTGGCTCgcagcccctccctccatcctcacagCCAGCAGGGCAGCAtctcctgtctctctctgcctctgaccctcccacccctcctttttttttttaaatttatttatttttggctgcactgggtcttccttgctgcacacaggctttctctagttgcagtgagtgagcCTACTCTTGGCCGCAGTGCTCGGGCTCTTAtgtcagtggcttctcttgttttggagcgcAGACTCTTAGGGCACACaagcttctgtagttgtggtgcaggggcttagttgctgtgaggtattaggatcttcctggaccagggattgaacccgtgtcccctgcattggcagatggattcttaacaactgcaccaccagggaagtatctcCCACCCACCTTTTATAAGGACCCTATGATGACACTGGGTCCCCCCAGGGAACCAGGGTCGTCCCCATTTCAGGGGCCTTAACTTAATCCCTCCTGCAAAGTCTCCTCTGCCCACTGAGGTGACCCATCCACAGGCCCCCTGTTCAGgccatggacatctttggggctGTCATGCTGGACTCTGGTGCTCACTtacctcctcccttctctccagggCTGAGCAGCTGGCCAGTCTGGAGGCTGCCCAGCGGGCTGTGGGGGTCATACCTGGAGCCTCAGCGGGCTCCAACTCACGGGCCGAGTTCTGGCGGCTGCGGGGTCTTCGTCGGGGAGCCAAGAAGACCATCCATCGGAGCCGCGAGGATCTGTCAGCTCTGACCAAACAGGGTCACTACCCACCGTATGAGCGCGTGGTGCTAAGAGAAGGTGGGCCAGGGTGGGAGGAGGCGAAGGGCCTCAAGTGTTCAAAAGCCACAATCCTTAcctccctccttccaccccaAACACCCACTTTTAGTTACCTTAGGACCAAAATGCCGTGCCATGCcatactaagtcgctttagtcgtgtctgactcttcgtgaccccatgcactgtagcccaccaggctcctctgtccatgagattctttaggcaagaatattgcagtatgttgccatgctctcttccaggggatcttcccaccccagagattgaacccacgtttcctgcggctcccacattgtagaaagattctttaccactgagccaccagggaagcccaggacaaaAATACATACGCACAAAACCAGGAGATTCTTTCCCTACCTGAGAACCAGTTGTAAAAATACACCTTATCCAGATTCTGGAAGGGAAAAGATTAAGCTCTTACATACAGCCTCAGGGCAGAGGATTAAAACCAGGTGCAGAGGCTTTTAGAACAGTGGGAGGATGGGACTAGCAGGTGACCCAGAATGagaaggtggctcagatgataaagaatctgtctacaataaaggagatccctgggttgggaagatttcactggagaagggaatggcaacccactctagtattcttgcctggagaattccatgggcagaggagcctggtgaactacaagtccttggggttgcaaagagttggacacaactgagtgactcacacaaaCAGGAGAAATGGGACATAACCGGATGTGACTCTGGgccaataaaactgtatttacaaaaataggcaaTGGACCGGATGTGGCCTGAGGGTTGTAATGGCAGATACCAACCACTGAGTTAGCTGGATTCAGCTGCTCTGACAGACCTCAAGGGACAGCTGTATAAACAagaagtttccttttctttcaagtaACAGTCCTAGTGTAAGAAGTCAAAGAGGGCTCCTACCTTTCCATGAAGGATACAACCCAGACTTATCATTCTGCTTCCATCCCATTGGCCAGGACACAGTCACATGGCCACCTTTACTGCAAGGGAGGCAGAGAGTTGTAGTCTTTAGCTGGGCAGCCATGGGCCTCACTAGATCTACTGTggagaaaatgaagaagcagTTGTGCAAGAGGCTAGCAGTCCTTGCCCCACATGGGATCCTGATTCTTGTCATTGATTCTCTGCCCTTCAGCGAGTTTCAAGCGCCCGGTGGTGATACTGGGACCCGTGGCCGACATTGCTATGCAGAAGTTGACAGCTGAGATGCCTGACAAGTTTGAAATTGCAGGTAAGAAACCGGGTCCTTTAGCAACCTCACTGGTGAATCGTTTCATAGCCCTTtcctaggaacttccctggtggttcagtggttaagattccacctttCAATGTAGGaggtgtgggtttaatccctggtacCAAGATGCCACGGAGTGtggcaaaaaattttttaaaaaaggaacccTTTCTCAGCCTCTGGGGTTGAGGCAGTGTGGTCAGGGAGCTGCTAATGATGCCGCCTTAATTGATCTTGGCACTCTTTGCGCAGAGAGCCTCAGAATTCTTCTTAACACGTTTACCAGGCAGTCATTGACAATGGAGCCAATTAGACAGTTGCCAACTGTCCATTCATTAGTTCAAGACATTTGTTTATTGAGCTCTAGACATAGTGTTGAACAAATACACAGAATTTCTGGAAGAGACCAAAAGTGAACAACTACAGAAATAATTAGGATAGGGTAGAGAATCAGCAAATTATAGCTCCTGGGCTAAATCTGGTTGTTCTTATTCAGCCTGCTAATGGAGAAtggtatttataaatttaaaatggttgaaaagaaggtaaaataattttttttggtgaTATATGGAAAGAACTGAAAGCTATGACTTGAACAGATACTTGTACATGAAATTTCGGCATGATTCACACCAGCCGGAAGGTGGACACAGCCCAAGTATCCGTCAACaggtgatgaataaataaaatgtgctcCATCTATccatggaatatcactcagccttaaaaaaggaaggagattcaGGCACCtgctacatggatggaccttgaggacttGATGCTCAGTgagaaaagccagacacaaaaaggaaaaatactgtcTGATTTCACTCACAGGAGGTCCTAGATGAGTCAgatccacagagacaggaagtagatggtggggcaggagctgggggaggggatggggagtcaGTGTTTCAtgaggacagagtttcagtttgggaaaatgaaaaagttctggagatgatggtAGGGATGGTTGCATGAtactgtgaatgtatttaatgccactgagctATGGACTTAAAAACAGTTaagatggtacattttatgttacaCAGATTAccacaacaaagagaaaaaggcaagGTTGTGTCCCCCTCCCTTCTAGGCACCCCAGAGCAGGGCCTGCCTTCTCCCTCAGCTGCCAGGATATctaggagggcttcctggaggaagcagtGCTCCATCTAGGGTCATAGAAGACACATGGGGGTGGCAGAGTAGCTTCTTTTGGGTCACAGCCCAAGCAAAGGCCTAGAGTTGGGACTGAGCCTTGGAGAGTGAGTATCTGGAGCTCAGACTCTGCACCCAGCTCCTCATGCCGTTTAGCTCAGTGACTCTGAGCTGGTGACCTTATGTCCCTGAGGCTCCGTTTTCCCATCTGCCAGATGGGCCAGTAACAGCCACTCCTGttcaggaggaggaggtgagggtcATGTTCAAGAGGGGACCCAGTGTGGTATCAGGCATGAGGCCAACAAGAGCTACTGTTGCTGGTGTTAGGATTTCCCTCAAGGGCCATGGGGAGCCATGGTGGGTTCTTGAGAAAGGATGGGGCaggtagacatgaatttgaaggGCCGGTGATTGCCCTCCTGAAGCTGCCAGTCACCTCTTCCCTCCACAGAGAGCGTGTCAAGGACTGAGAGCCCTTCCAAGATCATCAGACTGGACACCGTGCGGGTGATTGCGGAGAAAGTAAGCAAGGCTCTGCTGTGGGTCCCATTTCAtggatggggaagctgaggcccaggccTCCAACTTGTTCTGGCCTCATGCCCAACAGATGTGATTTTCCATGGAGGCCCATTTTGGAGGCTTTTTCATGTGGAGGGCTTGAGGGGGACAGAGCCTACCCTGTGTCATGCAGTGGCAAGCCCTGGGAAAAGGCAGAGAATCAAACTGGGGGCTCTGTGCTCAAGACGCTGTGACTCAGGCCAACATGCTGGCCTGCAGATGTGAGTGGTTTGGGGGTCCAGTCTGACCTCAGACTCTTCATCTCCATCTATTTGATTCTTCACCTGTCTCCAATGCTCTGTCTCTGGGTGTGGTTTTTCTCTccactgtctctctgtctctctctctgtctcctggcCCCGCACCACTGCCCCCGGCGCTGGCCCGGCCCAGGACAAGCACGCGCTCCTGGACGTGACACCCTCAGCCATTGAGCGCCTCAACTACGTGCAGTACTACCCCATCGTGGTCTTCTGTGTTCCTGAGAGCCGCACAGCCCTCAAAGCCCTGCGCCAGTGGCTGGCCCCCGCCTCCCGCCGCAGCTCCCGCCGGCTCTACGCCCAGGCCCAGAAGCTGAGGAAGTACAGCGACCACCTCTTCACAGGTGGGATGGGAGCTGAGGgtctggggtgggtggtgggccCCGGCCCGAGCCTCCCGGCCATGCTGATGCCCCCTCCCTGTAGCCACCATCCCCCTGCAAGGTACGAGTGACTCCTGGTACCAAGAGCTCAAGGCCGTCATCCAGGAGCAGCAGATGCGGCCCATCTGGACGGCTGAGGACCAGGTATCTGGGCCAGGGGGTGGGACCCGCCTGAGTTAGGGACTGAGGGGCGTGGCCAAGATTTGACCCTGAGGTTAGGGTTTCTGGACCTGGTTCCTGGGGTGAGATGGGACTGGGGGGTTGGGTTTGGGAGTTGGGGGCTTCTTTGGGGACTGGAGTCAAGGCTTGGGGCTCAGTTCAGATTTGGAGGCTCCGTCTCGAATAAGGTCAATGGTGAGAACTCACCTTGGGGTCAAGAGTTAAGCCTCAACTTGAGGTTGAGGACTGGAATTTGAAGGGTGATGTCATGGGTCTGGGGTTTGGTCTCAGATCAAGGAAGtttggggctggaggtgggaggggggagagggaagggtcTTGGCTCAGCCCGGCCATGTGCACCTGCAGCTGGACAGCTCCTCGGAAGACAACCTGGACCTCCCCCACCACGGCCTGGCGGACAGCTCCGCGGACCTGAGCTGCGACAGCCGGGTCAACAGCGACTACGAGACAGATGGCGAGGGCAGCGTCTACACAGACGGTGAAGGCTATACGGATGGCGAGGGTGGGCCCCACACAGACGTGGATGAAGGGCCCCGGGTGCCAGCCCTGACCCGGTCCTCAGAGCCTGTGCTGGGGGATGAGCCCTGGATCCCGCAGGATGATGGGAGACCCTCCGGTCCCCGGGAAGCCCAGGTGAACAGAGCACGGGGGTGGCACCAGCAAGGGTTTGCGGATGGGGCTGAGACGTAGGGGGCCTGTTAACTCACCACCCCCGCACCCCGTCCCCCGGATGTGAAGGAGCAGAAACTTCCCTGATCACATCAGTATCTGGGACCTGCTTCTAGGGTGTTTAAACCAGAGTCACTTAGAACAAATATTTAACCTCTGCATGAGTTTCCTTATCTTAGATTCAGAGATTGATGGTAAAGTCTTGACATCACAAGCTCATTGTTtatttggttgctgctgctgctttgttttgtattttttggccacgaggtttgaggaatcttagttcctggaccagggattgaagccaggccccctgcagtgggaagctcagagtcttaaccactggaccgccagggaattcccacaagcTTGTTGTTTAAACTGAATACACTTAGTCCAAGTCCTTCCCCATCGTAGTCAGGTATTTGACAGTAACAAATATTGACTCAGCACTTATTCTCTGTGGGGCTTCCTTAGCCCCCTAGGTGCTTTTCTGTGAATTCAAGAAAGTTCTCCAGACCCTCTCTAGGGAAATGTAAAAACGTACAAATCTATGATGTCACTGGTAGAATGGTGCTCTGGGGTTGTGCAGTGCCCAACCTGTTCAACTGTCTATGGCATCCTGTTTATGAGGCAGCTCTACGCTAAGCAGTTGACATACATGAACTCATTTATGTACTGCTGACAACATGACTCTGAGGAATGTCACAGATGGGAAATCCAACTCTCCCTTTGTTGACAGGCTGGGAGATCTCAGCCAAGGCCTTGCCCTGTCCAaatccattttctcatttaaaattgggGATGATTTCAAGACTTCTGTGGAGACAAGGAGAAAGTTTGTGGGTAGAACTGCCTGGGCAAAGGGAGGGAGGTAGGATGGGGGTGATTACTCATTCCTATTTCTCATTCCTTGGTGGGGATAAGTGTTAACTGCCTTTCTCCCTCTCCAAGATGGATAGCCGCCACCCACAGGGTCAACGGCGACAAGAAAGCATGCGGT
Proteins encoded:
- the TJP3 gene encoding tight junction protein ZO-3 isoform X2 → MAVRFQVLDMEELTIWEQYTATISKDPRRGFGIAISGGRDRSGGSVVVSDVVPGGPAEGWLQTGDHIVMVNGVSMESVTSTFAIHILKTCTKMANITVKRPRKVQVPATKVTSAPGHQDSDEEDRLRCLEEADHGRGYEGDTSSGSGCSWGERSRRPRAGRRSRASSHGRRSPGGGSEANGLALVSGFKRLPRQDVQMRPVKSVLVRKRESDDFGVKLGSQIFIKHITDSGLAAQNSGLQEGDLILQINGVSSENLSLSDTRQLIEKSEGKLTLLVLRDRGQFLVNIPPAVSDSDSSPLEDISDLGSELSQAPPSHIPPPPQHGQQSPDTSRTNSPVESHRLRRESSVDSRTVSDPDSPRPRNYDIYRVPSGQSVEDHGYSPDSRVVRFFKGTNIGLRLAGGNDVGIFVSGVQAGSPADGQGILEGDEILQVNDTAFQNLTREEAVNFLLGLPVGEEVELVTQRKQDIFQKMVRSGLGDSFYIRTHFEMEPSPPSGLGFTRGDVFHVLDTLYPGPGQSPTRGGQWLAVRMGRDLREKERGIIPNQSRAEQLASLEAAQRAVGVIPGASAGSNSRAEFWRLRGLRRGAKKTIHRSREDLSALTKQGHYPPYERVVLREASFKRPVVILGPVADIAMQKLTAEMPDKFEIAESVSRTESPSKIIRLDTVRVIAEKDKHALLDVTPSAIERLNYVQYYPIVVFCVPESRTALKALRQWLAPASRRSSRRLYAQAQKLRKYSDHLFTATIPLQGTSDSWYQELKAVIQEQQMRPIWTAEDQLDSSSEDNLDLPHHGLADSSADLSCDSRVNSDYETDGEGSVYTDGEGYTDGEGGPHTDVDEGPRVPALTRSSEPVLGDEPWIPQDDGRPSGPREAQMDSRHPQGQRRQESMRTYEREALRKKFTRARDVESSDEDGYDWGPATDL
- the TJP3 gene encoding tight junction protein ZO-3 isoform X1; translated protein: MEELTIWEQYTATISKDPRRGFGIAISGGRDRSGGSVVVSDVVPGGPAEGWLQTGDHIVMVNGVSMESVTSTFAIHILKTCTKMANITVKRPRKVQVPATKVTSAPGHQDSDEEDRLRCLEEADHGRGYEGDTSSGSGCSWGERSRRPRAGRRSRASSHGRRSPGGGSEANGLALVSGFKRLPRQDVQMRPVKSVLVRKRESDDFGVKLGSQIFIKHITDSGLAAQNSGLQEGDLILQINGVSSENLSLSDTRQLIEKSEGKLTLLVLRDRGQFLVNIPPAVSDSDSSPLEDISDLGSELSQAPPSHIPPPPQHGQQSPDTSRTNSPVESHRLRRESSVDSRTVSDPDSPRPRNYDIYRVPSGQSVEDHGYSPDSRVVRFFKGTNIGLRLAGGNDVGIFVSGVQAGSPADGQGILEGDEILQVNDTAFQNLTREEAVNFLLGLPVGEEVELVTQRKQDIFQKMVRSGLGDSFYIRTHFEMEPSPPSGLGFTRGDVFHVLDTLYPGPGQSPTRGGQWLAVRMGRDLREKERGIIPNQSRAEQLASLEAAQRAVGVIPGASAGSNSRAEFWRLRGLRRGAKKTIHRSREDLSALTKQGHYPPYERVVLREASFKRPVVILGPVADIAMQKLTAEMPDKFEIAESVSRTESPSKIIRLDTVRVIAEKDKHALLDVTPSAIERLNYVQYYPIVVFCVPESRTALKALRQWLAPASRRSSRRLYAQAQKLRKYSDHLFTATIPLQGTSDSWYQELKAVIQEQQMRPIWTAEDQLDSSSEDNLDLPHHGLADSSADLSCDSRVNSDYETDGEGSVYTDGEGYTDGEGGPHTDVDEGPRVPALTRSSEPVLGDEPWIPQDDGRPSGPREAQMDSRHPQGQRRQESMRTYEREALRKKFTRARDVESSDEDGYDWGPATDL